The DNA sequence TTGTGACATTGAAAGcagggctgcccaaagtggGGCTCACAGTCCAAAGTTGCCCCACCATAAGGTTCAGTTTGGCCCATGAGATGTTTTGAGAGAAAAGCTATTCCTTAAAAAGATTTAATATTAAATTTGATGTtcatactgattttttttattgtgacgTAAAAtactctttaaatatgtaggatccctaattattaaagaaaaagtttggGCAGCCCCGACTGCAAAAGATAAGTATGTGCAGTgtgatttgaaatgtaaatgttctgtgtgtctcttttccACAGCTTCCTTACTGAACCCAGAGCTGGAGGGCCTGGTGCCTGAGCCCACTGGTAACAATGTGGTGtcagctcctctgactcctgctgacttggagcagcagcagggtctACCTTCCTCCATTTTCGGCGATAACGTGAACCTGGAGTGGCTGACCTGGGACGGTTCTCTGCCCAACGGAGCCGTTGCAATCTACAACGGTTACACGGAGCGCACCGACTACGTCTGCAAGTACCAATGCGAGGCCGGATTCTACAACCCCAGCCTGGGCCCATATTGCCGCTACCCCTATGGAGACCGTGAGTACTATGCTGCTGAGTTTGAGATTCTGGCCAACAAAGACAACTTTGAGTTTCTGGAGTGGAAGGAAGACTCCTATGGTTCAGTGCCCCAGCATTCAGTCAGGACCTGCTCCGGTGTTGGCATCTATGTTGGGAAGAACAAGTACGGTCTTGGGAAGGTTGTTCCTCAGTTTGAAGCCTTCTTCTTGCCTTGGGAAGGTGATGAGTATTGGTACAAGAACTACCAGGTCCTGACCATCAACAGGGATGCCTACACCCAACACATCACTGACGTCAAGTACGCCATTGATGAGGTCGCCCTCTTCCAGTATCCTCCTGAGACCATGCGCATCTCAGGGGTCACCAACAACGAGTGCCAGACAGTGGTGAAGACAGTCACCATCTCAAAGACCTCGGAGGTGGAGACCACCTGGAACATTGGCCGTTCCACCATGCTGGGTATCACAGGCAGCATCACAGCTAAAATCCCCCTCATCGGCTCTGCAGGTGTTGAGCTGAGCGGCGAGAAGACGCTCCAGTTCTCCAGAGGAACCACCCTGGTGGAGGTACTCAGCCACTCAGTGTCTGTGGAGCTCAAAGTCCCACCGAACCACTCATGCAGAGTCCGCATGGAGGGACGCAAGATGAAAGCCGACATCCCCTACACAGCTCGCCTCAGCCGCACCTACCGTAACGGGGAGACCCAGTGGACATCCATCTCTGGGACATATGATGGAGTCCAGATTGGAGAAGTACGGGCCGTAGTGGACCGCTGTGAACCTGTGGTCGACGC is a window from the Acanthopagrus latus isolate v.2019 chromosome 5, fAcaLat1.1, whole genome shotgun sequence genome containing:
- the LOC119019557 gene encoding natterin-3-like; this encodes MKLSALLLLALLALSSASLQDIVKKSAQHRKTSLLNPELEGLVPEPTGNNVVSAPLTPADLEQQQGLPSSIFGDNVNLEWLTWDGSLPNGAVAIYNGYTERTDYVCKYQCEAGFYNPSLGPYCRYPYGDREYYAAEFEILANKDNFEFLEWKEDSYGSVPQHSVRTCSGVGIYVGKNKYGLGKVVPQFEAFFLPWEGDEYWYKNYQVLTINRDAYTQHITDVKYAIDEVALFQYPPETMRISGVTNNECQTVVKTVTISKTSEVETTWNIGRSTMLGITGSITAKIPLIGSAGVELSGEKTLQFSRGTTLVEVLSHSVSVELKVPPNHSCRVRMEGRKMKADIPYTARLSRTYRNGETQWTSISGTYDGVQIGEVRAVVDRCEPVVDALPCP